Proteins co-encoded in one Kribbella qitaiheensis genomic window:
- a CDS encoding MFS transporter, translated as MTPTSSPSNHPTTNTTAAELQRGTLRVLVVSNVLGGVAVASGFAVAGLLAENISGSTSMAGLVATSTTLGAAILAVPLARLARSQGRRVSLTAGYLIATAGALLSIVAAQLGSMALLLFAGCLFGSGSASNLQSRYAATDAADPRHIARSLSIVVWATTIGVVVGPNLTGLGGSLGSSLGVLPLAGPYLFSVVAFGLGLATVWFGLRRLQQLTPRVRLERQPLAATFRRVMAIPHARLGLLAIATAHAVMVGVMSMTSVHLRHHGASLTIVGFVISGHVAGMYALSPVMGWLTDRIGRIPTVGLGLTILASAMAVAALAPDEAHGLTALALVLLGLGWSACLVAGSTLLSRSVPEDIRTSAQGLSDLTMGAFASIAGTASGPILAHLGFHWLAVLCACLLIPVALLAVATRARVADAVA; from the coding sequence GTGACCCCCACCTCCTCCCCCAGCAACCACCCGACCACCAATACCACTGCGGCTGAGTTGCAGCGGGGGACGTTGCGGGTGCTGGTGGTCAGCAATGTGCTGGGCGGAGTGGCGGTGGCGAGCGGGTTCGCAGTCGCTGGACTGCTGGCCGAGAACATCTCCGGTTCGACCTCGATGGCCGGCCTGGTCGCCACTTCGACGACGCTGGGCGCCGCGATCCTCGCAGTACCGCTTGCTCGTCTTGCCCGCTCGCAAGGCCGCCGCGTCTCATTGACCGCCGGCTACCTGATCGCGACCGCGGGCGCGCTGCTCTCCATCGTCGCCGCCCAGCTCGGCTCGATGGCATTGCTGCTGTTCGCCGGCTGCCTGTTCGGCAGCGGCTCGGCCTCGAACCTGCAGTCGCGGTACGCCGCGACCGATGCCGCCGACCCTCGCCATATCGCCCGCTCGCTGTCGATCGTCGTCTGGGCGACCACCATCGGCGTGGTCGTCGGCCCGAACCTCACCGGTCTCGGCGGCTCCCTCGGCTCCTCGCTCGGCGTCCTGCCGCTGGCCGGCCCCTACCTCTTCTCCGTGGTCGCCTTCGGCCTCGGACTGGCAACCGTATGGTTCGGTCTGCGACGCCTCCAGCAGTTGACTCCGCGGGTGCGCCTGGAGCGCCAGCCGCTCGCGGCCACCTTCCGGCGGGTGATGGCGATCCCCCACGCCCGGCTGGGCCTGCTGGCGATCGCGACGGCTCACGCGGTGATGGTCGGCGTGATGTCGATGACCTCGGTACACCTCCGCCATCACGGCGCCTCACTGACGATCGTCGGCTTCGTCATCAGCGGCCACGTGGCCGGCATGTACGCCTTGTCGCCGGTGATGGGCTGGCTGACCGATCGCATCGGCCGGATCCCCACGGTCGGACTCGGCCTGACCATCCTCGCGTCCGCGATGGCCGTCGCGGCTCTCGCCCCGGACGAGGCGCACGGCCTGACCGCGCTCGCGCTGGTCCTGCTCGGCCTCGGCTGGTCGGCTTGCCTGGTGGCCGGATCGACCCTGCTGTCGCGATCCGTCCCCGAGGACATCCGTACGTCGGCGCAGGGCCTGTCCGACCTCACGATGGGCGCCTTCGCCTCGATCGCCGGTACCGCGTCGGGCCCGATCCTGGCGCACCTCGGCTTCCACTGGCTCGCCGTACTCTGCGCCTGTCTGCTGATCCCCGTCGCCCTGCTGGCGGTCGCCACCCGGGCCCGCGTGGCCGATGCCGTTGCTTAG
- a CDS encoding GNAT family N-acetyltransferase, which translates to MEEVSLRAITPDDLPILFTFYSDPVSVAMVGMPPRDEEAFYAHRAKVAANPENETRAITVGGECVGDMGSWVDEDGQRRLGYWIGQEYWGRGIATAALTALIGELTERPLYADVVTTNVGSIRVLQKCGFRLLSDDERGPDHDPEEYTLRLDR; encoded by the coding sequence ATGGAAGAAGTCAGCCTGCGGGCGATCACGCCGGACGATCTGCCGATCCTGTTCACCTTCTACTCCGACCCGGTCTCGGTGGCGATGGTCGGGATGCCACCGCGCGACGAGGAGGCCTTCTACGCCCACCGGGCCAAGGTCGCGGCGAACCCGGAGAACGAGACCCGGGCGATCACTGTCGGCGGCGAGTGCGTCGGCGACATGGGCAGCTGGGTGGACGAAGACGGCCAACGCCGCCTCGGATACTGGATCGGCCAGGAGTACTGGGGTCGCGGCATCGCGACGGCCGCGCTGACGGCGCTCATCGGCGAACTGACCGAACGACCGCTGTACGCCGATGTGGTGACGACCAACGTCGGCTCGATCCGGGTGCTGCAGAAGTGTGGCTTCCGGCTCCTGAGCGATGACGAGCGTGGACCCGACCACGACCCGGAGGAGTACACGCTGCGCCTCGACCGCTGA
- a CDS encoding class I SAM-dependent methyltransferase produces MSIADGGIPSPNIWHHADVYELENRAVDPDGLIEKAMLAVRDWAGANVLDLGCGTGFHLPRFAATAAKVVGVEPHGTLADAARRRAKDLANVEVRQGTAQKLPVPDASVDVMHARWAYFFGPGCEPGLIELDRVMRRGGTAFVIDNDGSRSTFGRWFSEYYPKIKADEVERFWTARDWQRTALDMGWRFERREDLEAVIRIEFKPADAEAIIASHSGTEVDYAINVWSKTY; encoded by the coding sequence ATGAGCATTGCCGACGGCGGGATCCCCAGTCCGAACATCTGGCATCACGCCGACGTCTACGAGCTCGAGAACCGGGCGGTCGATCCGGACGGCCTGATCGAGAAGGCGATGCTCGCCGTCCGCGACTGGGCCGGGGCGAACGTGCTCGATCTGGGCTGCGGGACCGGCTTCCATCTGCCCAGGTTCGCGGCGACCGCGGCGAAGGTGGTCGGGGTCGAGCCGCACGGGACACTCGCGGACGCGGCGCGACGCCGGGCGAAGGACTTGGCGAACGTCGAAGTACGGCAAGGAACAGCGCAGAAGTTGCCGGTGCCAGACGCGTCTGTGGACGTGATGCATGCTCGTTGGGCGTACTTCTTCGGCCCTGGGTGCGAGCCGGGCCTGATCGAGCTGGACCGGGTGATGCGACGCGGCGGGACCGCCTTCGTGATCGACAACGACGGCAGCCGCTCGACGTTCGGACGCTGGTTCAGCGAGTACTACCCGAAGATCAAGGCCGACGAGGTCGAGCGCTTCTGGACCGCCCGCGACTGGCAGCGAACCGCGCTCGACATGGGCTGGCGATTCGAGCGACGAGAAGACCTGGAAGCGGTGATCCGAATCGAGTTCAAGCCGGCGGACGCCGAAGCCATCATCGCTTCCCACTCCGGCACCGAAGTCGACTACGCCATCAACGTGTGGAGCAAGACCTACTAA
- a CDS encoding ABC transporter substrate-binding protein — protein sequence MSPTSRRAFLGAAATLVLAGCSGTGDVLGLRRSVRIAVSWSSAELRAFHSVLDGLGPLDYPVEVVPLGDDISTAFGSRSTRRPDIVMLPQPGLVAQHLRDLESMPEDLADRGRARLWDELLVHDGTTYGLPFKTAHKSAVWYRPSVFKQVGVEPPKLWSDWLNVNRSLSQAGIRPLSLAAGDGWVLTDFLENILLGSSPSTYRALATAGRPLPSQQPEFAAALRLLGTMWSAPGTLAGGVERSLVQQFPDAIVEVFGHRRAAMVLASDFAEPVVHSFAADPSDIGLFTFPPISAGTAAPVVVGGDVMVLPRPTTDNAKDLVRRLAAPAAVDPWIATGGFLADGRTTGYSPELTRLAEQLVAPGTSLQFDLSDRLGPLGDINGLWRVLTDFLVRIGDRGSELVPDAVEHALDELEKVEG from the coding sequence TTGTCACCGACTAGCCGCCGAGCATTCCTCGGAGCAGCTGCGACGCTTGTACTAGCGGGCTGCTCCGGCACGGGAGACGTCCTCGGTCTGAGGCGCAGCGTCCGGATCGCCGTCAGCTGGAGCAGTGCCGAGCTCCGCGCCTTCCACAGCGTGCTCGACGGGCTCGGCCCGCTCGACTACCCGGTCGAGGTGGTCCCGCTCGGCGACGACATCTCCACCGCTTTCGGCTCACGGTCCACCCGGCGGCCGGACATCGTGATGCTCCCGCAGCCAGGGCTCGTCGCTCAGCACCTGCGCGACCTGGAATCGATGCCGGAAGACCTGGCCGACCGCGGCCGCGCCCGGCTCTGGGACGAGCTCCTGGTGCACGACGGCACGACGTACGGCCTGCCGTTCAAGACCGCGCACAAGTCAGCCGTCTGGTACCGCCCGTCGGTCTTCAAGCAGGTGGGTGTAGAGCCGCCGAAGCTCTGGTCGGACTGGCTGAATGTGAACCGATCCCTGTCACAGGCCGGCATTCGCCCACTCTCGCTGGCTGCTGGGGACGGCTGGGTGCTCACCGACTTCCTGGAGAACATCCTGCTCGGCTCCTCCCCGTCCACCTATCGCGCTCTTGCGACAGCGGGCCGCCCGCTGCCTTCCCAGCAACCAGAGTTCGCGGCAGCGCTACGACTGCTCGGGACGATGTGGTCAGCGCCGGGCACCCTTGCCGGTGGCGTGGAACGTTCGCTGGTCCAGCAGTTCCCTGACGCGATCGTGGAGGTGTTCGGCCATCGCCGCGCGGCCATGGTGCTCGCCTCCGACTTCGCCGAACCGGTGGTGCACTCCTTCGCCGCGGACCCGTCCGACATCGGTCTGTTCACCTTCCCGCCGATCAGCGCCGGTACTGCGGCCCCGGTGGTCGTCGGCGGCGACGTGATGGTGCTGCCCCGACCGACCACCGACAACGCGAAGGACCTCGTACGCCGGTTGGCCGCGCCCGCCGCCGTGGATCCGTGGATCGCGACCGGCGGCTTCCTCGCCGACGGCCGGACCACCGGCTACTCCCCCGAGCTCACCAGGCTGGCGGAGCAGTTGGTGGCACCCGGTACGTCGCTGCAGTTCGACCTGTCGGACCGCCTCGGGCCGCTCGGCGACATCAACGGGTTGTGGCGCGTACTGACCGACTTCCTGGTCCGGATCGGCGACCGCGGCAGCGAGCTGGTACCGGACGCGGTGGAGCACGCGCTGGACGAGCTCGAGAAGGTGGAGGGCTGA
- a CDS encoding ABC transporter permease subunit: protein MGLQSNGLSLEVVGREISGRPVPGKPRRPAGPFLLGLPALLLSSLLLVPIVITVVAAFRTPDGSFGFGNFAVMGDRAALHAVGNSLAWVGVALALVVVGFLLALLSYRLPGLTSFLQPALVIPFAVSVLVSGATFRLIFDPAPEHGTVTAVFTKLFGSSPVWLGPGLFWLVLVSAFGWTWLGYVVSLFRAGLDAIPDDVSRTIAAEGVTGWRRLRALELPMLRPITGVVTLTLVIAAVRVFDLVLIVVPGPMQRDADVLGLNWWRATSAGDDTGRTAALGVVLFAIVAAVAVIGVRGLRRRRWAMPVSVVKPDPSLRRPKPSRRVRRTGWVVGFLVSLFWILPAVVLVATALHSPRQAGLRGWWSTDGLGFSSFTAAANAGLLRALLSTVLISAIATAVLLVIAVPTAYLVAWGGLPTWLGRVVMSAFVVLAVTPVQMYAAPLRDAIGAAGLAGSRVALALVHAAAGLPFAVLLLRSAFASAPPALVAEALQGSARQSAVLATVQRTYRPALVAVAVLEFALVWNDFIVGFLISGAGTTPLSLVLWGEARQFSTSAGTVAAAAVVASVVPAVLLLTFWQTVVRGLTVGSKP from the coding sequence ATGGGCCTGCAGAGCAACGGCCTGTCACTCGAGGTTGTCGGCCGCGAGATCAGCGGCCGTCCTGTACCGGGTAAGCCACGACGACCCGCAGGGCCTTTCCTACTTGGCCTTCCGGCCCTACTGCTGAGCAGCCTCTTGCTGGTGCCGATCGTGATCACCGTTGTAGCCGCCTTCCGCACGCCCGACGGCTCCTTCGGCTTCGGGAACTTCGCCGTGATGGGAGATCGCGCCGCACTGCATGCCGTGGGCAACAGTCTCGCCTGGGTCGGAGTGGCACTCGCACTCGTGGTGGTCGGGTTCCTGCTGGCTCTGCTGAGCTACCGACTGCCCGGCCTGACCTCATTCCTTCAGCCCGCACTGGTGATTCCGTTCGCGGTATCGGTGCTGGTGTCAGGCGCGACCTTCCGGCTGATCTTCGACCCGGCCCCCGAACACGGCACGGTGACGGCGGTGTTCACCAAGCTGTTCGGCTCCAGCCCGGTCTGGCTCGGCCCTGGCTTGTTCTGGCTGGTGCTCGTGTCGGCGTTCGGCTGGACCTGGCTCGGGTACGTCGTGTCGCTGTTCCGTGCGGGCCTCGACGCCATCCCGGACGACGTGAGCCGGACCATCGCCGCCGAGGGCGTCACCGGCTGGCGGCGACTCCGCGCACTCGAGTTGCCGATGCTCCGGCCCATCACGGGCGTCGTGACACTGACGCTGGTGATCGCCGCCGTCCGGGTGTTCGATCTGGTGCTGATCGTCGTCCCCGGTCCGATGCAGCGCGACGCCGACGTACTGGGACTCAACTGGTGGCGAGCAACCAGCGCCGGTGACGACACAGGCCGTACTGCGGCGCTCGGTGTCGTCCTGTTCGCAATAGTCGCGGCGGTAGCGGTCATCGGCGTACGAGGGTTGCGGCGCCGTCGCTGGGCGATGCCGGTCTCCGTGGTGAAGCCGGATCCGTCGCTACGCAGGCCGAAGCCGAGTCGCCGGGTGCGGCGTACGGGCTGGGTCGTCGGGTTCCTGGTCAGCCTGTTCTGGATTCTTCCTGCGGTGGTGCTGGTCGCCACTGCGCTGCATTCCCCGCGGCAGGCAGGACTGCGTGGCTGGTGGTCCACGGACGGCCTCGGGTTCTCCTCGTTCACCGCTGCAGCCAACGCCGGCCTGCTGCGTGCCTTGTTGTCGACCGTGTTGATCTCCGCGATAGCGACCGCAGTGCTGCTGGTCATCGCCGTACCGACTGCCTACCTGGTCGCTTGGGGCGGACTGCCGACGTGGCTCGGCCGCGTGGTCATGTCGGCGTTTGTGGTGCTCGCTGTCACGCCAGTGCAGATGTACGCCGCTCCGCTGCGCGACGCGATCGGCGCAGCCGGCTTGGCCGGGTCGCGGGTCGCGCTGGCCCTGGTCCACGCGGCTGCAGGCCTTCCGTTCGCAGTGTTGCTACTGCGATCCGCCTTCGCATCGGCTCCGCCCGCATTGGTAGCCGAGGCACTACAAGGGTCCGCACGACAGAGCGCAGTACTGGCTACTGTGCAGCGGACCTATCGGCCTGCGCTGGTGGCAGTTGCGGTGCTGGAGTTTGCCCTGGTGTGGAACGACTTCATCGTCGGCTTCCTGATCAGCGGAGCTGGCACTACGCCGTTGTCGCTGGTGCTGTGGGGTGAAGCGCGGCAGTTCTCGACCTCGGCCGGGACGGTGGCTGCCGCCGCTGTGGTCGCCTCCGTGGTGCCGGCCGTACTGCTGCTGACGTTCTGGCAGACGGTGGTCCGCGGGCTGACGGTCGGGAGCAAGCCATGA
- the radA gene encoding DNA repair protein RadA, translating into MVKAAAQTKSKTGKSPFACSECGWTTPRWIGRCGECQAWGTVAEVGVPKAARITAGPVSSPAMPIAMVSAVEAESRPTGIGELDRVLGGGVVPGAVILLAGEPGVGKSTLLLEVAAQSARQGHRTLYVSGEESAAQVRLRAGRTDALVDELFLAAETDLGAVVGQVDAVDPVFLVIDSVQTMAHPEVDGAPGGVTQVREVTGALVRLAKERNIAVVLVGHVTKDGAIAGPRMLEHLVDVVLAFDGDRHSGFRMVRATKNRFGPSDEVGCFDMVDTGIIEVSDPSGLFVSEHAEPVAGTCVTVMMEGRRPLLAEVQALVGPSAAPQPRRTTSGLESSRVAMVLAVLGNRAGAKLTDKEVYVATVGGVKITEPVADLAVAISVASSLMDKPIHPGLIAIGEVGLAGEVRRVGGLEKRLAEAARLGFTKAIIPADVPNRSKDSKPMDMQAKYGLRTFAAGDIQAALLAAGLA; encoded by the coding sequence ATGGTGAAGGCAGCGGCGCAGACCAAGTCGAAGACGGGGAAATCGCCCTTCGCGTGCAGTGAGTGCGGGTGGACGACGCCGCGCTGGATCGGGCGTTGCGGCGAGTGCCAGGCGTGGGGCACGGTCGCCGAGGTCGGTGTGCCCAAGGCCGCCCGGATCACCGCCGGTCCGGTCTCCTCACCCGCGATGCCGATCGCCATGGTCTCAGCGGTCGAGGCCGAGTCCCGCCCGACCGGGATCGGCGAGCTCGACCGGGTGCTCGGCGGCGGTGTCGTGCCGGGCGCGGTCATCCTGCTCGCGGGCGAGCCCGGCGTCGGCAAGTCCACGCTGCTGCTCGAGGTCGCGGCCCAGTCCGCGCGCCAGGGCCACCGCACGCTCTACGTCTCCGGCGAGGAGTCGGCCGCCCAGGTCCGGCTGCGCGCCGGCCGGACCGACGCACTCGTCGACGAGCTGTTCCTGGCCGCCGAGACCGATCTGGGCGCGGTCGTCGGCCAGGTCGACGCGGTCGATCCGGTCTTCCTGGTGATCGACTCCGTGCAGACGATGGCGCACCCCGAGGTCGACGGCGCACCGGGCGGCGTCACCCAGGTCCGCGAGGTGACCGGCGCGCTGGTCCGGCTCGCCAAGGAGCGCAACATCGCGGTCGTGCTGGTCGGCCACGTCACCAAGGACGGCGCGATCGCCGGGCCGCGGATGCTGGAGCACCTGGTCGACGTGGTGCTCGCCTTCGACGGCGACCGGCACTCGGGTTTCCGGATGGTGCGCGCGACCAAGAACCGCTTCGGTCCGTCGGACGAGGTCGGCTGCTTCGACATGGTCGACACCGGCATCATCGAGGTCAGCGACCCGAGTGGCCTGTTCGTCTCCGAGCACGCCGAGCCGGTCGCCGGGACGTGCGTCACCGTGATGATGGAGGGCCGGCGCCCGCTGCTCGCCGAAGTACAGGCTCTCGTCGGTCCGTCGGCGGCGCCGCAACCACGGCGTACGACGTCGGGCCTGGAATCGTCGCGGGTCGCGATGGTGCTGGCCGTGCTGGGGAACAGGGCCGGCGCGAAGCTGACCGACAAGGAGGTCTACGTCGCGACCGTCGGTGGAGTGAAGATCACCGAACCGGTCGCGGACCTCGCGGTCGCGATCTCGGTCGCGTCGTCGTTGATGGACAAGCCGATCCACCCCGGCCTGATCGCGATCGGCGAGGTCGGCCTGGCCGGCGAGGTCCGCCGGGTCGGCGGCCTGGAGAAGCGGCTCGCCGAAGCCGCCCGGCTCGGCTTCACCAAGGCGATCATCCCGGCCGATGTCCCGAACCGGTCCAAGGACTCCAAGCCGATGGACATGCAGGCAAAGTACGGCCTGCGCACCTTCGCCGCCGGCGACATCCAGGCCGCTCTGCTGGCCGCCGGCCTCGCCTGA
- a CDS encoding beta-ketoacyl-ACP synthase III: protein MTGSKVVALGHYQPERVLTNAELATMVETNDEWIQSRVGIRERRIAAPDEQVDEMAWRAAEKAIANAGIDVAEIDYVVVATCTALDRSPNIAARVAARLGLGSPAALDVNTACSGFSHALATADHAIRAGAASKALVIGVEKLSDFTDWTDRTTCVLIGDGAGAAVVVATDEPEIGPVVWGSVPEMSDAVRIEGRDGTFAQEGQSVFRWTTTQLPVIAKQVCEKGGVTPEELGGVVLHQANLRIIDPLAKRLGAVNAVIARDVIESGNTSAASIPIALSKLVERREVPVGAPVLLFGFGGGLSYAGQIIRCP from the coding sequence ATGACCGGTTCCAAAGTTGTCGCTCTCGGCCACTACCAGCCGGAGCGAGTGCTCACGAACGCCGAACTCGCCACGATGGTCGAGACCAACGACGAATGGATCCAGAGCCGGGTCGGGATCCGCGAGCGCCGGATCGCCGCCCCGGACGAGCAGGTCGACGAGATGGCCTGGCGGGCCGCCGAGAAGGCCATCGCGAATGCCGGCATCGACGTCGCCGAGATCGACTACGTCGTGGTGGCGACCTGTACCGCGCTCGACCGTTCGCCGAACATCGCGGCCCGGGTGGCGGCGCGACTCGGCCTCGGTAGTCCCGCGGCGCTCGACGTGAACACGGCCTGCTCCGGGTTCAGCCATGCGCTCGCGACCGCCGACCACGCCATCCGCGCCGGCGCCGCGTCGAAGGCGCTGGTGATCGGGGTGGAGAAGCTGAGCGACTTCACCGACTGGACCGACCGGACCACCTGCGTCCTGATCGGCGACGGCGCCGGCGCGGCCGTCGTGGTCGCGACCGACGAGCCCGAGATCGGCCCGGTCGTGTGGGGTTCGGTGCCGGAGATGTCGGACGCGGTCCGCATCGAGGGCCGGGACGGAACGTTCGCACAGGAGGGCCAGAGCGTCTTCCGCTGGACCACCACGCAACTGCCGGTGATCGCCAAGCAGGTCTGCGAGAAGGGTGGCGTGACGCCGGAGGAGCTCGGCGGCGTCGTCCTGCACCAGGCCAACCTGCGCATCATCGACCCGCTCGCCAAGCGGCTCGGCGCGGTCAACGCGGTGATCGCCCGCGACGTCATCGAGTCCGGCAACACCTCGGCCGCGAGCATCCCGATCGCGCTGTCCAAACTGGTCGAACGCCGCGAGGTCCCGGTCGGCGCCCCCGTCCTCCTCTTCGGCTTCGGCGGCGGCCTCTCCTACGCCGGCCAGATCATCCGCTGCCCCTGA
- the disA gene encoding DNA integrity scanning diadenylate cyclase DisA — translation MAPNSNKNSTNARMRATLAAVAPGTELREGLERILRGRTGALLVLGQDKTVDSISTGGFEIEVEFTATGLRELSKMDGAIILDRDMSRMLRAAVHLMPDPSIHTEETGTRHRTADRVARQTGFPVISVSQSMHIIALYVDDQRYVLEDSGAILSRANQALATLERYKLRLDEVSGTLSALEIEDLVTVRDVAAVAQRLEMVRRIATEIDGYVVELGTDGRLLTLQLNELVAGVAGERELVVRDYLPPSTGRKSKTADDVLLELDAVSPTDLLDIGQVARALQLGGAEQLDAAVTPRGYRLLAKVPRLPGAVIDRLIEHFGHLQKLLAASIDDLQTVDGVGENRARTVREGLSRLAESSILERYV, via the coding sequence GTGGCCCCCAATTCCAACAAGAACAGCACCAATGCGCGGATGCGAGCAACCCTCGCCGCCGTCGCGCCTGGTACCGAATTGCGTGAAGGCCTGGAACGGATCCTGCGGGGCCGGACCGGTGCCCTGCTGGTGCTCGGCCAGGACAAGACTGTCGACTCCATCTCCACCGGCGGTTTCGAGATCGAGGTCGAGTTCACCGCCACCGGCCTGCGCGAGCTGAGCAAGATGGACGGCGCGATCATCCTCGATCGCGACATGAGCCGGATGCTGCGCGCCGCCGTGCACCTGATGCCGGACCCGTCCATCCACACCGAGGAGACCGGCACCCGGCACCGCACCGCCGACCGGGTCGCCCGGCAGACCGGCTTCCCGGTCATCTCGGTCTCCCAGTCGATGCACATCATCGCCTTGTACGTCGACGACCAGCGCTACGTGCTCGAGGACTCCGGCGCGATCCTGTCCCGGGCGAACCAGGCACTGGCGACTCTCGAGCGGTACAAGCTGCGCCTCGACGAGGTGTCCGGCACGCTGTCCGCGCTGGAGATCGAGGACCTCGTCACGGTTCGCGATGTCGCCGCCGTCGCCCAGCGGCTGGAGATGGTCCGCCGGATCGCCACCGAGATCGACGGGTACGTCGTCGAGCTCGGCACCGACGGCCGGCTGCTCACCCTCCAGCTGAACGAGTTGGTCGCGGGCGTCGCCGGCGAACGGGAACTGGTCGTGCGCGACTACCTGCCGCCGTCGACCGGCCGCAAGTCCAAGACGGCCGACGACGTGCTGCTCGAGCTGGACGCCGTCAGCCCGACCGACCTGCTGGACATCGGCCAGGTCGCCCGCGCCCTGCAGCTGGGTGGCGCCGAGCAGCTCGACGCCGCGGTCACGCCGCGCGGTTACCGGCTGCTGGCCAAGGTGCCGCGCCTTCCGGGTGCGGTGATCGACCGGCTGATAGAGCACTTCGGCCACCTGCAGAAGCTGCTCGCCGCGAGCATCGACGACCTGCAGACCGTCGACGGCGTCGGCGAGAACCGTGCCCGCACCGTCCGCGAGGGCCTGTCCCGCCTCGCCGAATCGAGCATCCTCGAGCGGTACGTCTAG
- a CDS encoding PadR family transcriptional regulator, translating into MRELTPLAIAVLALLNEQPMHAYEMYQLLLARQNHRLVKVRPGSLYHTVERLAGQEFVRATGTERAGNRPERTTYAITPDGQRALMKRVRTGIEKYEYEYPLFPVVLSEAHNLDSEDALARLRSRVEELDVAVAEFEATIADVRAREVPEQFWMAGDFNRAQMAGEREWLNTLIKRIESKDLAWSHRKNK; encoded by the coding sequence ATGCGAGAGCTGACGCCCCTGGCGATCGCCGTGCTGGCGTTGCTGAACGAACAGCCGATGCACGCGTACGAGATGTACCAACTGCTGCTGGCCCGGCAGAACCATCGACTGGTGAAGGTGCGGCCGGGTTCGCTCTACCACACGGTGGAACGGCTGGCCGGGCAGGAGTTCGTCCGCGCCACCGGCACCGAACGGGCCGGCAACCGCCCCGAGCGGACGACGTACGCGATCACCCCCGACGGCCAACGCGCGCTGATGAAGCGGGTCCGGACCGGCATCGAGAAGTACGAGTACGAGTACCCGCTGTTCCCCGTCGTACTGAGCGAGGCGCACAACCTCGACTCCGAGGACGCCCTGGCCAGGCTCCGGAGCCGGGTCGAAGAACTGGACGTGGCGGTGGCCGAGTTCGAGGCGACGATCGCCGACGTCCGGGCCCGCGAGGTGCCGGAGCAGTTCTGGATGGCCGGCGATTTCAACCGGGCCCAGATGGCCGGTGAACGTGAGTGGCTGAACACCCTGATCAAACGCATCGAGAGCAAGGACTTGGCATGGTCACACCGCAAGAACAAGTGA